The Candidatus Rokuibacteriota bacterium genome segment CGGAGGGGCGGAGGTAGAAGGGGAGCAGCGCTTCGGGGGCCACGCCCTGGCCGGCCTCGAGCATCGCGTGACCGAGCTGGGCAACGACACCAGGAGCCGGCAGCCGCCTCCCGGGCGGGGCCACGCGCAGGGAGTCGCCGAGCGGAGCGAGGAAGGAACGGCAGGGCTCCACGCCGTCGCCGAGCACGATCACGGGAGGCTCGAGGCGCGCGACCGCCGCCGCGGGAGGCAGCGCGAGATAGTCCCAGACTCGCACCATCCGGTCCCGGCTCCACCGGTACAGCGAGAGGTACACCTCGCCCTTGCGCGCATCGAGGAGCGGGCACACGGGCGCATCCGCGAAGGGCAGCGCGGACGCCAGGGCATCCAGTGTCGGCACGGGCGCCACGGGGAGGCCCAGCGCGAGGCCCAGCCCCTTCGCCGTCGCCACCCCGACGCGGATCCCGGTGAAGGAGCCTGGCCCGATCGAGACGGCCAGACCCTCCAGGTCCCTCGCGCCCCACCCGCAATCCTGGAGCAGCCGGTCCACCGTGGCCATGAGCCGCTCGGAGTGCGTGAGCGCTACCGAGAGCACGCTCTCCCCGACGAGGCGGTCGCCGTCCAGGAGCGCCGCGCCGCCGCTCAGGGTCGCGCTCTCGAGGGCCAGCACTTTCATCGCCGGCTCAGTGTAACACCTCGACTCACGGTATAATGCCAGCGAGCCTGTCAGGGCTCGAGGGACGCTCACCACCCACCGAGGAGGAGGCCTCGATGACCCCGCAGGCCCGCAAGGAAGCCGCCCTCATGGACGCCGAGGTCCGCGAGAAGATCCACCTGGAGATCCTGAAGCGCACCGGAGCCTACCACGCCAATGACCACATTCTCCTTCCCTCGGGTCACCACACCACCGAGTACATCGAGAAGACGCTCGTCACCACCGAGCCTGCCTTCACGGAGGGACTCGGGGCGGTGATTGCCAAGCACTTCGCCCCCTGGCCCCTGGACGTGGTGCTGTCCACCGGGCCCGGGGCCCTGATCCTCTCGCACTGCGTGGCCCGGGCGCATCCCTCCCGTCCCACCGTGATGTACGGCACCAAGGGCGTCAGCGCGGGCAAGCGTCGCGTCACCCTGCCGGCGGAGTTCCACCGCCTCGTGCGCCCCGGGACGAAGGTGCTCATCGTCGAGGACCTGGTGAGCTCCGGACAGACGGTGCGTCTCCTGACCCAGCTCGTCGAGGAGCGTGGCGCCCAGGTGGTCGGCATCGGCGCGCTCTGGCGCCGCACGAGGAGGGCCGAGGTGGACGGGAAGCCGATCTTCAGCCTGGTGAGCCGCGACTTCCCGACGTATGCGCCCGAGACCTGCCCCCTCTGCAAGAAGGGCGTCCCTCTCAATCAGGAGTTCGTGAAGCGGCGCGAGGCGCGCCGGCCCTCCTCGGCCCAGGAGCACGAGACCTCCTAGCCCCCCGGCCAATCCGGGGCCGGCCCCCATATCTCGCCCCTCCGGTGCGCGTGGAACCCTCCATCCGGTATTTTCCGCTTGACAGCCTTTCCACCCTCCCCGTAGAGTCCGGACAGACGATCAAGCGCAAGGACGCGCGGAACGGGAGGGAGGTGACAAGATGGCGAAGAAGAAGGCGGCCAAGAAGAAGAAGAAGTAAGGCGCCCGATCTGGCGCTCGGCCCTGTCGGCCCCATCCCGGCAGGGCCGAACCATCTCCGACGATGACTCCCGCCCGCGCGTACGGCCTGCTCCTGCTGGTGACCCTCCTGTGGGCCGGGAACTTCCCCCTCGGCAAGCTTGCGTTGCTGGAGCTCGGCCCCATCACGCTCACGGCCGCGCGGGCCACGCTGGCCGCGCCGGGCCTCGTCCTCCTCGCGCGCCTCACCCACGGCCCCTTCCCCGCGTTCGCGCGGCGGGATCGCTGGACCTTCGTCGTGATCTCCCTCACGGGGCTCGTCGGCAACACCACGATCTGGTACTGGGGCCTCTCTCACACGAGCCCCGTGAACGCCGGGATCCTGGGCGCCGCGGCCCCCGTGATCGTGGCGCTGGCGGGCGCCGTCTGGCTCGGCGATCCTCTCGCCCCGCGGCACATCCTCGGCATCGCGGTCACCATGGGGGCCGTGCTCCTCACGATGTCCCACGGCTCCCCGGAGGCCCTGTTGACGCTGTCCTTCAACCGGGGCGACCTGATCATCCTGGTCTCCCAGATCGCCTGGGTCGGCTACACCGTGTTCAGCCGGGCGAGCCGTTCGGAGCTGCCGTCGCTGACCGTGCAGGCCGGGGCGCATGTGGTGTCGCTGGCGGTGCTGGCGCCCCTGGCGCTCCTTGAGCGCCCGTGGCAATCCCTGGCGGCAGCATCCTGGGTGGGCTGGGGAGTGATCGTCTACGCGGCCGGGCCCATCGCGCTGGGGCACATCTGGTACTACCAGGCGATCCGCATCGTGGGGGCGGGCCGGGCCGCCGTCTTCATGAACCTCGTCCCGTTCGTCGTGATCGCGCTGTCATGGCTGATCCTGGGCGAGCCGATCCGCTGGTACCACCTGACGGGAGCCACGGTCGTCATCGGCGGCGTCGCGCTGGCCACGGCCCGCTGACCCGCACAGGAGGCCAGCGGAACGGGGGATCGTCCCGGTATGATGGGCCGGGAGTCCACGCAGGAGGAGAGCGGGTGGCGCGCAAGCCCGTCGTGCTCGTGACCGGCGCCAGCGGGGAGATGGGGCATGGCTTGATCCACCGCCTCGCCGACCTGGGCGCCTTCGATGTCCTCGCCCTGGACGTCCGGGGTCTGGACCCGGCTCTTGCGCGCCGCTGCGCGGCGGTGCGGATCGGGGACATCCTCGACCGGCATCTCCTCGACCGCCTGAGGAGCGAGTTCGAGATCTCCGTCGTCTTCCATCTGGCGGCCCTTCTCTCCACCCGCGCCGAGTTCATCCCCGAGACCGCCCATGAGGTCAACGTGCAGGGCACGCTGGGCGTGCTCCGCCTGGCGCTCGAGGAGGCCCGCTCGCTGGGCCGCCCGGTGAAGGTCCTCTTCCCGAGCTCCATCGCCGTCTACGGGTTGCCGGACCTCGCGGCCAAGCGCGCGGCCGGCCGGGTCGCCGAGGACCGTTGGCTCGGCCCCATCACGATGTACGGCTGCAACAAGCTCTACTGCGAGCACCTGGGCCGCTACTTCGCCCGCCACTACCGCCAGCTCGCCGCGCCGGGCGGGCTCGGGGGCGTCGACTTCCGCGCCATCCGGTTCCCCGGGCTCATCTCGGCCTTCACGCTGCCCAGCGGGGGGACCAGTGACTACGCCTCGGAGATGCTCCACGCCGCCGCCCAGGGGCGCTCCTATACCTGCTTCGTCCGCGAAGACACACGGCTCCCCTTCATGGCGATGCCCGACGCCATCGGAGCCCTGCTCGCCCTGATGGAGGCGCCAGGCGAGTCGCTGACAACCCTCGTGTACAACGTCGGGGCCTTCAGCCCGAGCGCCGGCGAGATCGCCGATCTGGTACACGCGGCCTTCCCGGCCGGGCAGATCGCCTTCGCGCCGGATCCGCGCCGCCAGGCCATCGTGGACTCCTGGCCGGAGGATGTCGATGACGCGCGGGCCCGGCACGACTGGGGCTTCCGGCCGGCCTACGATCTCGGGCGCGCCTTCGGCGAGTACCTGCTGCCCAATGTCCGGCGCCGCTACGCCGGGCCCTGAGCGAGGAGGGGGGCCGGCGCGCGCCGCCGCCCCCAGGGAGGGCGACCATGTACGGGGAGGTCAGGAGGCGGCTGGAGAGCGAGCTCGACGAGATCCGCCAGGCGGGACTCTGGAAGGGCGAGCGGGTCATCGAAGGGCCGCAGGGAGCGCGGGTGGCCGTCGCCAGCCGGGAAGTGCTGAACTTCTGCGCCAACAACTACCTCGGCCTGGCCAACGACCCCGCACTGCTCCGCGCCGCCCGGGAGGGGCTCGAGCGCTGGGGCCTCGGCCTGGCCAGCGTGCGCTTCATCTGCGGCACCCAGCGCGTCCACACGGAGCTCGAAGCCGCCCTGGCGCGCTTCCTCGGCACGGAGGACGCGATCCTCTACACCTCCTGCTTCGACGCCAACGGCGGGCTCTTCGAGACGCTCATGGGCGAGCCGGACGCCGTCATCTCCGACGCGCTCAACCACGCCTCCATCATCGATGGCATCCGCCTCTGCCGCGCCCAGCGCCACCGCTACGAGCACGCCGACATGGCCGATCTCGAGCGCGCCCTGCACGCCACGCGGGAGGCCCGCACGCGGCTCATCGCCACCGACGGTGTCTTCTCCATGGACGGCGACGTGGCGCCCCTCCGCGAGATCTGCGACCTGGCCGACCGCTACGATGCCCTCGTGATGGTGGACGACAGCCACGCCACCGGCTTCTTCGGCCCCACCGGTCGGGGCACCCCCGAGCACTGCGGGGTCGCCGGCCGCGTGGACATCGTCACCTCCACGCTCGGCAAGGCGCTCGGCGGCGCCAGCGGCGGCTTCACGGCCAGCCGCCGCGAGGTGGTCGCCCTCCTCCGCCAGCGCTCGCGCCCCTACCTGTTCTCCAACACGCTGCCCCCGGCACTGGTCTGCGCCTCCCTGGCCTGCCTCGAGATCCTCTCGGGGAGCACCACGCGGCGCGACCGGCTCGAGGCCCACACCCGCTGGTTCCGCCGCGCCATGACCCAGGCCGGCTTCGCCATCCGCCCGGGCGAGCACCCGATCGTCCCCATCATGCTGGGCGACGCGCACCTCGCCCAGGGGATGGCCGCCGCGCTCCTCCAGGAAGGGATCTACGTGGTCGGCTTCGCCTACCCCGTCGTGCCGAAAGGTCAGGCCCGCATCCGCGTCCAGCTGAGCGCCGCGCACGAGCCCGCCCACCTCGAGCGAGCGGTGGCCGCCTTCGTCAAGGTCGGCCACGCCCTCGGCGTCCTCTGACCCCCCGCCCGGCCTGCTACGGGGCGAGCCAGACCTTCATGAACGTGTTGTTGTCGTAGGTGGTCACACCCGGCCTGTAGTTCCGGAGCCGCTTGTCCTTGAAGAACCACCCCTCCACCCAGCCCACTGCGAGGGAGGAGTGGTCGCCCCGTCCGAGGATGTGACGCTGGAGCTCCCAGTACAGCGCCTTGCGCCTGTCGCGATTCGACTCCCGGAGCGCGCGGGCGGCGAGATCGTCCACCTTCGAGTCTGACCAGCGGCCCCAGTTGCTGCCCGCCTCGGTCGTGTAGGCGATGTGGAAGACGGCGGAGGGGTCGTTGACGTCCATGCTCCGGTCCTGGGTGGCGATCAGGAGGAAGTCCCCCTTGCCGAAGGCCGCGAAGCCCGCCGCGCTCTCGTGGGTCTTGAGTGTGCCGCGGATGCCGATCCGCCTGAGCTGGGCCAGCACGAGCTGCGCCCTGTCCACGTAGTTGCCCACCGAGCGCGTGGCCACCTCGATGTCGAGGCCTCCCGGGTGGTGCTTCTCGACCAGCCGCTTGGCCTCGGCCACGTCCGCGTCCTTGGGCTGGCGGCAGCCCGGCACTTTGCTCACCTCCTCGAGCGGCAGCGCGAAGTCGCCGACCAGCTTCGGGTCGAGGATGGCGCAGGGCACGCCCGCGCCCTCCAGCGCCTTGCCGACCAGCTCCTGGCGGTCGACAGCGAGGTTGACGGCGCGCCGGAGGTCGGGGTTATTGAAGGGCGGCTTCGTGGCGTTCAGGTAGATGAGGAAGAGGGTATTGATCGACGTCTGGAAGATCTCCACGTCGTCCCGCGCGCGCCTGAGCTCGTCGGCCTGCGTCTTCCGCATGGCCGGCCAGGCATCCCAGAGCATGATCTTGCTCGCCTTCGCAGCGGCCACCTGGGTGGGTCCGCCCACCAGGATGAACTGCTTGACGCCGTCCAGATACGGGAGCCCCGGGATGAAGTAGTTCGGGTTGCGCTCCCACTCGATCACGCTGCCGCGCTCGTACTTCTTGAACCTGAACGGCCCCGTGCCGATCTGTGCCTCGGGCCCGTTGAGATCGCCGTACTTGGCGAGGATGTGCTTGGCCGCGATCCGGCACCACGCGGAGGCCACCGAGGGCACGAAGGGCGCCGCCGGGAACTTCAGCTGGAAGGTCACCGTGTGCGGGTCCACCGCCTCCACGCTCGCCACCATGGGCTTGAGCGAGGCGCCGCACTTGGGGCTCTTGAAATCAGGCCGCAGGACGCGGTCGAAGGTCGCCTTCACGTCGGCCGAGGAGAAGGGCTGGCCGTCATGCCACCTGACCCCCTTGCGCAGATGGAAGGTGTAGGTCTTCCCATCGGGTGACACGGTCCAGCGCTCGGCAAGGTCACCGATCACCTTGGTGGGCTCGTCGGGATCGTAGTGGAGGAGCCCGCTGTAGACACCCGCCGTGGCCTGCTGGACGACCAGCGGCGACTCGGCGTGGACGTCCAGCCGGCCGGGATCGCCATAGTCGAACCAGGTGAGCACCCCGCCGCGGCGCGGCTTCTCCTGGGCCGCCGTCCAGGGCGTCCCGAGCGCGGCGAGCAGCAGGAGCGCGGCGATGACACCGATCACCCGCGAGGTCCTCATGGCTCCCTCTCCTTTCGGTCCCGGCTAGCCGAGACCCCCGCGCAGGCGCGGGTCGGTGACGTCACGGATCGAGTCCCCGAGCAGGTTCAGCCCGAAGACAGCCAGGCTGATGGCCAGGCCAGGGAAGAATACCATCCACGGGGCCGTCTCGATGGCCTGCACGCCGGCCGTGAGCATGCCCCCCCAGGACGGGTCGTCCGGGGGGGCCCCGGCGCCGAGGAAGGAGAGCGAGGCCTCCACCACGATGGCGTAGGAGACGTTGGTCGTGAGGAGCACGATGTAGCTCGCCAGGCAGTTGGGGAGCAGGTGGCGAGAGATGATGCGCCAGTGCGAGCCGCCGGCCGCCCGTGCCGCCTCGACATACGGCGCCGCCGCGACGCCCAGGGCCACGGCGCGCACCGTCCGCGCCGCCGTGGGGGTGAGCAGGATGATCAGGGCCAGGATGACATTGGTCACCGACTGGCCCAGCGCCGCCATCAGGGCCAGCGCAAGGATGATGGGCGGCAGCGCCATGAGACTGTCGACCACCCGCTGGCTGCCGATGTCGGCGAGCCCGCCGAGGTAGGCCGTCGCGACGCCCCACAGCGCGCCCAGCGTGATCCCGACGACGACCGAGGCAAGCCCCACGTAGAGGGACAGGCGCGCCCCCCAGATCACCCGGCTCAGCACGTCACGCCCGACCTGATCCGTGCCCATGAGGAACTCCGCGCTCGGGGCGAGGTAGGGGGCGAAGGCCGTCTCCTTGGGCCCGTGGGGCGCCAGCCGCGGCGCCAGGAGGGCCACGCCCACCAGCACGAGGACCACCAGGGCGCCGGCGGCGCCGAGGGGCTGGCGGAGGGCGAGGCGCCCGGCGGCGGCGAGCATGTCAGGCGTAGCGGATCCGCGGATCCAGCCAGGCGTACGTCAGATCCACGAGGAGGTTCACCGTGAGGAAGACCACGGCCATCACGAAGATCATGGCCTGCACCGTCGGGTAGTCCCGCTGCGCCACCGCGTGCACCAGCGCCGTGCCCATGCCGGGCACGACGAAGATGATCTCCATGATGACGAGCCCGCCGAGCAGCCGGCCGCCCCACCACCCGACGAAGGTCACCACCGGCAGGAGCGAGTTCCGCATCGCGTGCCGGTACACCACCGCCCGCTCCCGCAGGCCCTTGGCCCGCGCCGTGCGGACATAGTCCTGGCGGATCACCTCGAGCATCTCGGAGCGCGTGAGCCGCGTGATGGGCGCGCTGATGTAGTAGGCCTGGCAGAGCGCCGGCCAGATGAGCTGCTTGAGATTCTCGAGCGGGCTCTCCGTGAAGGCGACGAACTCGAGTGGCGGCATCCACCGGAAGAGCCGCCCCAGGCCGTAGAGGATGAGGGCGCCGGTGACGAAGAGCGGCAGGCTGAGCCCGCTCAGGCTCACGGCGCGCGCCAGGTAGTCGAGCGCGCCGTTCTGGCGCACGGCCGAGACGACGCCGAGCGGCACGGCCCAGGCCACGGCGAGGGCCAGCGTCAGGAGCGCCAGCTCCATGGAGCGCGGGAAGCGCTCGCGGAGGATGTCGCCGACCGGCCGCCGCTGCGTGTAGGACTGGCCGAAGTCGCCGCGCACGGCGCCGCCGGCCCAGGCCAGGTACTGGCTGACGACGGGGCGGTCCAGTCCGAGCTCCTGCCGGATCTCCTGGATCTGCCTCCGCTGGATCGCGCTCGACTCGGAGCCGCTCTGATAGACGAGGATCTCGGCGATGTCGCCGGGCACGAGCCGCATCAGCACGAAGACCAGCACCGAGGCCCCGACGAGGGTGGGGATGAAGAGCCCGAGGCGCCGGAGCACGTAGCTGCGCATGGGGTGGCAGGTATGCTACCGGCGCCGGGCGAGCCAGGTCAAGGCGGCCCGGTGATCAGCGGCGGGGAGCGCCCTTGACGGGCTTCGCGAGCTTGCCCTTCTCCCCGTCCTTGATGAGCCCCTTCACCTCGTCCATGAACTGCGAGATGTCCTTGAACTGGCGGTAGACGGAGGCGAAGCGGACATAGGCCACCTGGTCGAGCTTCTGGAGGTGCTCCATCACCAGTTCGCCGAGCTCCTTGCTCGTGATCTCCTTCTCGGCCCGCTCGTGGAGCCTGGCCTCGATCTCGGCCACCACGTCGTCCACCGCCTGGACTCCCACGGAGCGCTTCTCGCAAGCCTTGAGGATGGAACCGCGGAGCTTCTGCCGGTCGAAGGACTCGCGCCGTCCGTCCCGCTTGACCACGTGCGGGAGCACGTCCTCGACGTACTCGTAGGTGGTGTAGCGGCGGTGAC includes the following:
- a CDS encoding NAD-dependent epimerase/dehydratase family protein, which codes for MADPGRADPLVPPDGSHGRHRRRRAGHGPLTRTGGQRNGGSSRYDGPGVHAGGERVARKPVVLVTGASGEMGHGLIHRLADLGAFDVLALDVRGLDPALARRCAAVRIGDILDRHLLDRLRSEFEISVVFHLAALLSTRAEFIPETAHEVNVQGTLGVLRLALEEARSLGRPVKVLFPSSIAVYGLPDLAAKRAAGRVAEDRWLGPITMYGCNKLYCEHLGRYFARHYRQLAAPGGLGGVDFRAIRFPGLISAFTLPSGGTSDYASEMLHAAAQGRSYTCFVREDTRLPFMAMPDAIGALLALMEAPGESLTTLVYNVGAFSPSAGEIADLVHAAFPAGQIAFAPDPRRQAIVDSWPEDVDDARARHDWGFRPAYDLGRAFGEYLLPNVRRRYAGP
- the tsaB gene encoding tRNA (adenosine(37)-N6)-threonylcarbamoyltransferase complex dimerization subunit type 1 TsaB gives rise to the protein MKVLALESATLSGGAALLDGDRLVGESVLSVALTHSERLMATVDRLLQDCGWGARDLEGLAVSIGPGSFTGIRVGVATAKGLGLALGLPVAPVPTLDALASALPFADAPVCPLLDARKGEVYLSLYRWSRDRMVRVWDYLALPPAAAVARLEPPVIVLGDGVEPCRSFLAPLGDSLRVAPPGRRLPAPGVVAQLGHAMLEAGQGVAPEALLPFYLRPSEAELKVGRAVAGGEASGHGR
- a CDS encoding ABC transporter permease, with product MRSYVLRRLGLFIPTLVGASVLVFVLMRLVPGDIAEILVYQSGSESSAIQRRQIQEIRQELGLDRPVVSQYLAWAGGAVRGDFGQSYTQRRPVGDILRERFPRSMELALLTLALAVAWAVPLGVVSAVRQNGALDYLARAVSLSGLSLPLFVTGALILYGLGRLFRWMPPLEFVAFTESPLENLKQLIWPALCQAYYISAPITRLTRSEMLEVIRQDYVRTARAKGLRERAVVYRHAMRNSLLPVVTFVGWWGGRLLGGLVIMEIIFVVPGMGTALVHAVAQRDYPTVQAMIFVMAVVFLTVNLLVDLTYAWLDPRIRYA
- the kbl gene encoding glycine C-acetyltransferase; this encodes MYGEVRRRLESELDEIRQAGLWKGERVIEGPQGARVAVASREVLNFCANNYLGLANDPALLRAAREGLERWGLGLASVRFICGTQRVHTELEAALARFLGTEDAILYTSCFDANGGLFETLMGEPDAVISDALNHASIIDGIRLCRAQRHRYEHADMADLERALHATREARTRLIATDGVFSMDGDVAPLREICDLADRYDALVMVDDSHATGFFGPTGRGTPEHCGVAGRVDIVTSTLGKALGGASGGFTASRREVVALLRQRSRPYLFSNTLPPALVCASLACLEILSGSTTRRDRLEAHTRWFRRAMTQAGFAIRPGEHPIVPIMLGDAHLAQGMAAALLQEGIYVVGFAYPVVPKGQARIRVQLSAAHEPAHLERAVAAFVKVGHALGVL
- the nrdR gene encoding transcriptional repressor NrdR, yielding MKCPFCGHSEDRVVDSRVGRDGEFIRRRRECLKCHRRYTTYEYVEDVLPHVVKRDGRRESFDRQKLRGSILKACEKRSVGVQAVDDVVAEIEARLHERAEKEITSKELGELVMEHLQKLDQVAYVRFASVYRQFKDISQFMDEVKGLIKDGEKGKLAKPVKGAPRR
- a CDS encoding DMT family transporter; this translates as MTPARAYGLLLLVTLLWAGNFPLGKLALLELGPITLTAARATLAAPGLVLLARLTHGPFPAFARRDRWTFVVISLTGLVGNTTIWYWGLSHTSPVNAGILGAAAPVIVALAGAVWLGDPLAPRHILGIAVTMGAVLLTMSHGSPEALLTLSFNRGDLIILVSQIAWVGYTVFSRASRSELPSLTVQAGAHVVSLAVLAPLALLERPWQSLAAASWVGWGVIVYAAGPIALGHIWYYQAIRIVGAGRAAVFMNLVPFVVIALSWLILGEPIRWYHLTGATVVIGGVALATAR
- a CDS encoding ABC transporter permease, with translation MLAAAGRLALRQPLGAAGALVVLVLVGVALLAPRLAPHGPKETAFAPYLAPSAEFLMGTDQVGRDVLSRVIWGARLSLYVGLASVVVGITLGALWGVATAYLGGLADIGSQRVVDSLMALPPIILALALMAALGQSVTNVILALIILLTPTAARTVRAVALGVAAAPYVEAARAAGGSHWRIISRHLLPNCLASYIVLLTTNVSYAIVVEASLSFLGAGAPPDDPSWGGMLTAGVQAIETAPWMVFFPGLAISLAVFGLNLLGDSIRDVTDPRLRGGLG
- a CDS encoding ABC transporter substrate-binding protein; the encoded protein is MRTSRVIGVIAALLLLAALGTPWTAAQEKPRRGGVLTWFDYGDPGRLDVHAESPLVVQQATAGVYSGLLHYDPDEPTKVIGDLAERWTVSPDGKTYTFHLRKGVRWHDGQPFSSADVKATFDRVLRPDFKSPKCGASLKPMVASVEAVDPHTVTFQLKFPAAPFVPSVASAWCRIAAKHILAKYGDLNGPEAQIGTGPFRFKKYERGSVIEWERNPNYFIPGLPYLDGVKQFILVGGPTQVAAAKASKIMLWDAWPAMRKTQADELRRARDDVEIFQTSINTLFLIYLNATKPPFNNPDLRRAVNLAVDRQELVGKALEGAGVPCAILDPKLVGDFALPLEEVSKVPGCRQPKDADVAEAKRLVEKHHPGGLDIEVATRSVGNYVDRAQLVLAQLRRIGIRGTLKTHESAAGFAAFGKGDFLLIATQDRSMDVNDPSAVFHIAYTTEAGSNWGRWSDSKVDDLAARALRESNRDRRKALYWELQRHILGRGDHSSLAVGWVEGWFFKDKRLRNYRPGVTTYDNNTFMKVWLAP